One window of Watersipora subatra chromosome 3, tzWatSuba1.1, whole genome shotgun sequence genomic DNA carries:
- the LOC137390361 gene encoding uncharacterized protein, translated as MEVEADLPTQEWGNAKLNSIELSKMNDVQSAVNDTGSINETAIFSGFEILIQNIVRENNIKKSLIARKRLQANELEKDIAKKEEQIKLMTDRTKITSERNDQHKRTNLLRQANIERLRQHLMLLEEHESSLKRQLIIKNMGMQQRKQSLENLRKKGEVTLQEHSKQYSSMAVVNEIKCLRRGTMPLSPENSSSDFTSSTSDDTLASSSNNSSFCEEAESDIPELTKEIQDEGELKTAAGDKTCSEMDVDEWSMNDKAAGKIEDGSLPSHCKITNSSAGQVVTSASEKSISPRIMTANVERTNNCEFVVPTLPSHGRGPSSIDVPISQGASVFTNSSAPVYSVSTSFSVPSVSVQQMRIQSPIYVEPLYAHPVLSPVVHTTAKTNSAITTQNYIIPSTSYPKPLQSSSSFAAVSSKIENKDGESESQPMETTKATEQQQQGQLLSPAVQEEPREDKFFDASDTIEDGIETRGCIDNSQLDESADHSATFKSESGEGNPFEMLFGTNQNETDKNASQENDGFSFFENASDNGDRSADGNKAFGDIFGFGGGEEETDDCNVMERLFGKAASSRGDTHSTFPPLF; from the exons ATGGAGGTAGaggcagacctgccaacccaagagtggggcaatgc CAAGTTAAACTCTATAGAGCTTTCAAAGATGAATGACGTCCAATCGGCAGTTAACGATACAGGTAGTATCAATGAGACTGCAATATTTTCTGGATTCGAGATACTTATTCAGAACATTG TAAGAGAGAACAACATCAAGAAAAGCCTAATAGCCAGGAAAAGACTCCAAGCCAATG AACTTGAGAAGGACATTGCGAAAAAGGAAGAGCAGATAAAACTTATGACAGATCGTACCAAAATCACATCTGAGCGAAATGACCAACATAAACGAACAAATTTGTTGCGACAAGCTAACATTGAGAG GTTACGACAGCATTTGATGCTACTCGAAGAACATGAAAGCTCTCTCAAAAGACAGTTGATCATAAAAAATATGGGAATGCAACAGAGAAA ACAGTCTTTGGAGAATCTGAGAAAGAAAGGGGAGGTGACTCTTCAGGAACATTCAAAACAGTATTCTTCTATGGCAGTTGTGAATGAAATCAAGTGTCTGAGACGTGGTACAATGCCTCTTTCACCTGAAAACTCGTCATCAGATTTCACCAGCAGTACATCTGATGACACCCTTGCATCCTCCAGTAACAACAGCAGTTTTT GTGAAGAAGCAGAATCTGACATTCCAGAGCTCACAAAAGAAATACAAGATGAAGGCGAGCTAAAGACAGCAGCAGGCGATAAGACATGTTCTGAAATGGATGTTGATGAATGGTCTATGAATGATAAAGCAGCTGGAAAGATAGAAGATGGCTCACTTCCATCTCATTGCAAGATAACCAATTCCTCTGCAGGACAAGTTGTCACTAGCGCTTCTGAGAAATCAATTTCTCCAAGAATAATGACAGCAAATGTTGAGAGGACAAACAATTGTGAATTTGTTGTGCCAACCTTGCCTAGCCATGGTCGAGGACCGTCCAGTATAGATGTGCCAATAAGCCAAGGTGCCTCTGTATTTACCAATTCATCTGCACCTGTATATTCTGTGTCGACATCATTTTCTGTACCATCTGTATCTGTCCAGCAAATGCGGATCCAGTCACCTATTTATGTGGAACCTCTTTATGCCCATCCAGTGTTATCACCTGTAGTACATACAACTGCCAAAACTAACAGTGCAATAACCACACAAAACTATATTATACCATCAACTTCCTATCCAAAGCCTCTACAATCCTCGAGTTCGTTTGCAGCTGTGAGCAGTAAAATAGAGAATAAAGATGGTGAGAGTGAAAGTCAGCCGATGGAAACGACGAAAG CGACAGAGCAGCAACAACAGGGCCAACTACTATCTCCTGCAGTACAGGAAGAGCCTAGAGAAGATAAGTTTTTTGATGCCAGTGATACAATTGAAGACGGTATAGAGACACGCGGATGTATAGACAACTCCCAGCTAGATGAGAGTGCTGATCATTCAGCCactttta AGTCTGAATCTGGAGAAGGTAATCCATTTGAGATGCTTTTTGGGACCAATCAAAATGAAACAGACAAGAATGCATCTCAAGAAAATGATGGTTTCAGTTTCTTTGAAAACGCTAGTGATAACGGAGATAGATCTGCTGACGGCAACAAAGCTTTTG GTGACATCTTTGGATTTGGAGGGGGAGAAGAAGAGACCGATGACTGTAATGTAATGGAGAGGTTGTTTGGAAAAGCTGCTTCATCAAGAGGAGATACACACTCTACTTTTCCACctctattttaa